ATGCCGCCGCGCACGGCGAACTCGCCGCGCTTCTCGACGAGGTCGACGCGGGCGTAGGCGAGGTCGACGAGCCGTTCGACGAGTTCGGCGAAGTCGTGTTCGGCGCCGATCCGCAGCCGCACGGGTTCGAGGTCGCCGAGGCCGGGCGCCATCGGCTGGATGAGGCTGCGCACGGTCGCCACGACGACCTTGATCGGCGTGGTCTCCTCGGGGTGGGCGAGGCGGCGCAGCACGGTGAGGCGTTTGCCGACGGTGTCCGCGCGCGGGGAGAGGCGTTCGTGCGGCAGCGTCTCCCAGGACGGCAGCGATGCCACGACGTCGGGGCCGAGGAGGTCGCCGAGGGTCGTGGTGAGCTCGTCGGCTTCGCGCCCGGTGGCGGTGACGACGAGCACGGTGCTCTTGGTGGCGAGGGTCGCGGCGACCAGTGCCCTGGCGGCGGGCGGTCCCTCCAGCTCCACCGAGGTCGTCCCGGCGGCGTCGGCGACCGCACGCAGCGCCTCCGCCCTGCCGAGAGTGCTGAGCAGGCCGGACAACGATGCCGCCATCGTGACGTTCCCTCCGTATTGCCGAGTGCACCCCGAGACTACGTCGTGGGTCCGACGGTGGCTCGCCGCGCCCGTTCAGCCGGCGTCGAGGGCGTCCAGCACGGCCTGTGCCCGCTCCCTGGCCTTGTTGTCGAGGTCGCCGTTGGGCAGGACGTGCAGGACGTCTCGTTCGACCGCGGCGAGGATCCGCTCGGCGGCGACGTCCGCGTCGATCATGGTGTCGGCCGCGGTGCGCAGTCCAGCGATTAGTTCGTCCATCGCAGCCTGGTCGGGGAGGCTGTCGCGGACCATGCGGTAGTGCTCGGAGTCGGGTTCGGCGTGGGGCAGGGCGAAGACCCCCGCGGCCATCGGGGTGTTGACGAAGCCGGGGCAGACGACGCTCACGCCGACGCCGGTGTGCCCGCGCGAGCGCAGTTCCAGGAGCAGGGTCTC
The window above is part of the Allokutzneria albata genome. Proteins encoded here:
- a CDS encoding SDR family oxidoreductase, with protein sequence MIIEAGQVAYVSGAASGIGRVDLLFNNAGVGYGGKMLWESTDEEWRRTFDVNVFGVMNGIRAFVPEMIEAGRGHVINTASLAGLSGAPLQSAYGPSKHAVVALSETLLLELRSRGHTGVGVSVVCPGFVNTPMAAGVFALPHAEPDSEHYRMVRDSLPDQAAMDELIAGLRTAADTMIDADVAAERILAAVERDVLHVLPNGDLDNKARERAQAVLDALDAG